One genomic segment of Pleurodeles waltl isolate 20211129_DDA chromosome 11, aPleWal1.hap1.20221129, whole genome shotgun sequence includes these proteins:
- the LOC138265572 gene encoding zinc finger protein ZIC 4-like: protein MSFDAWGSPGTEPALCDRSPALRLVDLAAGAHPYHHHHHHHHHPAPQSMTGFPGFGAYPHAMAPPHPGECAGPAPPLRPEHLGQQQRPAALRVSPAHHQLHHLHPPQHHHHHQPQQQHQHHGPAEAVPGHSGAFLPAQSAGPYSLPHPAQVLSAGRELLLHPGLQQHEPRTHHGMFVSTTGSCSGGHHGQQRSEAAAFHHPLFSGLHHQQQPAHAAPGGHPLNGQIRLGLPGDMYARAEHFSPAPAAGTEPLAPAALHSYPGMSLSVNLAPHNGPGAFFRYLRQPIKQELLCRWIEEGPAPRSLCSKTFSTMHELVTHVTVEHVGGPEQPNHVCFWEECPREGKPFKAKYKLVNHIRVHTGEKPFPCPFPTCGKVFARSENLKIHKRTHTGEKPFKCEFEGCDRRFANSSDRKKHSHVHTSDKPYNCKVRGCDKSYTHPSSLRKHMKVHCKSPPPSSGYESSIPSLVSPSSDSGQEPPASSSHSEPLPSSRAANLSEWYVCQGSGAAGMPTPPSNTPSPEPVDSRYPDCEPRPNY from the exons ATGAGTTTTGACGCCTGGGGGAGTCCGGGCACAGAGCCTGCGCTCTGCGACCGCAGCCCGGCGCTGAGATTAGTTGACTTGGCAGCGGGGGctcacccctaccaccaccaccaccatcatcatcatcatcctgccCCTCAGAGCATGACAGGCTTCCCGGGGTTCGGCGCTTACCCGCACGCCATGGCTCCCCCGCACCCCGGGGAGTGCGCGGGGCCGGCTCCCCCGCTCCGGCCCGAGCACCTGGGGCAGCAGCAGCGCCCCGCGGCCCTCAGAGTCAGCCCTGcccaccaccagctgcaccacctGCACCCgcctcagcaccaccaccaccaccagccgcagcagcagcaccagcaccacggcCCCGCCGAGGCCGTCCCCGGCCACTCGGGAGCCTTCCTCCCGGCGCAGTCAGCCGGTCCCTACTCCCTGCCTCACCCGGCCCAGGTGCTGTCCGCCGGCCGGGAGCTGCTCCTGCACCCCGGGCTGCAGCAGCATGAGCCCCGCACTCACCACGGCATGTTTGTCTCAACAACAGGTAGCTGCTCCGGCGGGCACCATGGTCAGCAGCGCTCCGAGGCCGCAGCCTTCCACCACCCCCTCTTCTCcggcctccaccaccagcagcagcccgctcACGCAGCCCCAGGTGGTCACCCCCTGAACGGACAAATACGGCTCGGGCTACCTGGAGACATGTACGCGCGGGCGGAGCACTTCAGTCCAGCGCCGGCTGCCGGGACGGAGCCTCTCGCCCCCGCCGCCCTGCACAGCTACCCCGGCATGAGCCTGAGCGTCAACCTGGCCCCGCACAACGGCCCCGGCGCCTTCTTCCGCTACCTGCGGCAGCCCATCAAGCAGGAGCTCCTGTGCCGCTGGATCGAGGAGGGCCCGGCGCCCCGAAGCCtctgctccaagactttcagcaccATGCACGAGCTGGTCACGCACGTCACGGTGGAGCACGTCGGGGGACCCGAGCAGCCCAACCACGTCTGCTTCTGGGAAGAGTGTCCGAGGGAGGGAAAGCCCTTCAAGGCCAAGTACAAACTGGTCAACCACATCCGAGTGCACACGGGCGAGAAGCccttcccctgccccttccccacctgcgGCAAAGTCTTTGCAAGATCGGAAAACCTCAAAATTCACAAAAGAACTCACACAG GCGAAAAACCCTTCAAATGCGAGTTCGAGGGATGCGACCGACGCTTTGCCAACAGCAGTGACCGGAAGAAGCACTCTCACGTCCACACCAGCGACAAACCATACAACTGCAAAGTGCGTGGCTGCGACAAGTCGTACACCCACCCCAGCTCCTTGCGGAAACACATGAAAGTGCATTGCAAGTCCCCTCCCCCAAGCTCGGGCTACGAGTCGTCAATCCCTTCTCTGGTGTCCCCCTCCTCGGACTCGGGCCAGGagcctccagcctcctcctctcacTCGGAACCCTTGCCATCCTCTCGGGCGGCCAACCTTAGTGAGTGGTACGTGTGCCAGGGTTCGGGGGCTGCAGGCATGCCCACTCCGCCTAGCAATACGCCGTCGCCTGAGCCCGTGGACAGCCGCTACCCAGACTGCGAGCCTAGGCCCAACTACTAG